TAATATTTGATCTGATACACCTATCCCTGCAGTACCGCCACCAAAAACTAATATTTTGTGGTCTTTAATTGGTATACCAGTTACCTCGGCAATAGCACTCATTGCTGATACCATCATAACCCCAGTTCCCTGTATATCATCATTAAACGTACAAATCTTTGATCTGTAATTTTCAAGGATGGCACTTGCGTTGCCACGCCCAAGGTCTTCCCAATGAAGAAGTACTTCAGGAAATAACTCAAGAACAATCTTTACAAATTTATCAATAAAGTCGTAGTATTTTTCTCCAGTGACTCTTTTGTGTTTATTTCCAAGATAAAGTGGATCATTTAAAAGTGCCTCATTATTTGTTCCAGAATCTATTACTATAGGAAGAGCATTTTTAGGATTAACACCTGCAGCTACTGTATATACGGCAAGCTTTCCTATAGATATATCAACTCCTTGAACACCCCAATCACCTATTCCAAGAACTCCTTCACCATCAGTAACAACAATCAATTTTATTTCATCAAGATCTTTTAAAGAATTCTCGATAGATTTTTTAATATCTTCGGGATGATCTATTGAAAGGAAAACAGCATCCTTTGGAGTATCATAGATTTTTGAATAGTTTATTACCGCATCGCCTATAGTTGGAGTATATATTACAGGAAGAAATTCAGTAATATGTTTACCTATAACATAGCTGAAAAGAGTTTTATTAGTGTCATATAAATTCATAAGGTAATTACGTTTTTCTAATTTGTCTGCAAAATCTTTAGTTCTTTGATAAATTATCTGTTCTTGCTGCTCAATAGTTCTTACAGCGTTTGGTAATAATCCTGTAAGTTCATACATTTTTCTTTCTTCCTTTGTAAACGCAGTTCCTTTGTTTAAATAAGGATTTCTTAATAAGTCTTGGCCTTTTAAATTTGTCATTTAATACACCCCTTTAATTTTTTTTCTTTTATATTTAACTCTATTATACTTTTTATACTTTTTTATAACAAATATAGATTATTTATTATGTTATAAAAAAAATTTATAACCTGGCAAATTTAATAATAATAGTTTGTCCCTAACAAAAAAATAGTTACTCATTTAACCGTAGGATATAATAACCCTCGGTTAAGTGAGTAACTTATCTTTAATCTAAATCTAATTTATAACTTATTTATAATACTTGCTAAATATCCCGCTCCAAAACCATTGTCTATATTAACAACACTGACTCCACTAGAGCAACTATTTAGCATACTAAGTAATGCAGCAAGCCCTTTAAAGCTAGCTCCGTACCCTACACTTGTTGGAACAGCTATAACTGGTTTATCAACTAAGCCTCCAACAACGCTTGTTAGTGCTCCTTCCATCCCTGCCACAGTTATAATTACCTTAGCGCGCCTTATAACGTCTAAATTGTCAAAAAGTCTATGAATACCCGCTACACCTACATCATAAATCCTCTCAACTTTATTCCCAAAAATTTCAGCAGTAACAGCGGCCTCTTCCGCAACAGGTATATCAGACGTTCCTCCTGTTACTAGTGCAATGTATGTACTCGATGGTTCAGTTTCCTTTCTTTTAATTACAATTGTTCTTGCAAGTTCATTATACTGGGCATCACCACATATTTCTTTAACACCTTCATACATAACCTTGGTAGCCCTTGTACCAAGAATGTTAACATCCTTAGTAAGCATTAGACTTACTATTCCTTTTATCTGCTTAACGGTTTTGCCTTCACAATATATAACTTCTGGATACCCAACTCTAAGTTCTCTATGATTATCTATTTTTGCAAATCCTAAATCTGAATAAGACAGATCTTTTAACTTATCCATACCATCTTCAATAGATATATCACCATTTTTTATGTTTTTAAGAAAGTTCTCCATCTCTTTTGAATTCATATGTTACCCACCTTTTTAAATTTAAAGTCCCCTTATTTTATCCTTTAGTATAATATTATATTTCATTTCTTAATTTCTCGTATACTTCACTTATAGGTACCCCGGTACTTTTAGCTATTCTCTTGCATTCTTCATATTCAAACTTGCTTTTTATTTTTTCACCTTTATAGTAAGATTCTTTTACGGTAACTTCGCCGTAACTAGTATTTACTTTAATAAACTCTCTTTTAAGTTTTGTTTTATCTACTTTAAAACTTCTTACTCCAAGGGTAGTAGTTTCTCTAAACAGTATTTCCTTCATCCTGGTAGTTTTATCTTCCTCACATAAAATACTTATTTTTACGCTTGGTCTCCCTTTTTTCATTATAATTGGAGTTATATATGCATCCAAAGCGCCCTCGTTAAAAACCATATCAATAATATACTCATATAACTCAGGATTCATATCATCTATATTACATTCAATGATTTGCTCAACTGTTTCATCATCATATTCCTCTTTTACTTTATCTACTTCCTCTACTAACATGACTCTTAATACATTAGGTATTTCAGTATCTCTGTTCCCTATGCCATAACCAATTTTATTTATAATAAAATTATTATCATCTTTAAATTCCTTAACGTTAGCTGCAAGAATTGCAGCTCCAGTAGGGGTTGTAGTTTCAAATGGTACTGCTCCAAGTTTTACTGGAATCCCCTTCAAAATCTCAACAGTAGCAGGCGCTGGAACTGGTATAAGACCATGAGCACACTTAACGAACCCACCACCAAGTTCTACAGAAGAACTCATTATTTTATCAACATTTAAATAATTTAAACAAATAGCAGCTCCCACTATATCCACTATAGAATCTACCGCTCCTACCTCATGAAAATGGATTTCATATAATGGTTTTCCATGAACCTTTGCCTCAGCTAGCGCAACCTTCATAAATATTTTCATACTTAATTCTTTAACTTTAGAACTTAACTCACTTAAATTTATAATTTTCTCTATATCATTAAGATTTCTTTGATCCTTATGGATATGCTCAATATTTGCATGCACATGCGTATGAGCGCCTTCATTGTCATTGTGGATATGTTCATTATTATGTTCACCATGAGCATCATCGTGATGGTGGTCATGATGATGTAACTCACTAACTTCCTCATGGGAATGTTCATGGTTATGCTCTTGTAAAAGCACATCTACCTTGGTTCCCTCTATGCCTTTTCTAATATCCCTTGATACTTTTATTTCATATCCTTTTAAATTAAGCTTGCCTAACTCATTTATTAAATATTTTTCATCTATACCTAAATCTAGTAATGCCCCTAAATTCATATCCCCACTAATACCCGAAAAACAATCATAATAAAGTATTTTCATTCTAACCCACTCCATTTTTTTTATATTTATTACATTGTACCAAATAAATAAATAATATAGGATAAATTTTTCTTTAAAATAAAAGAAAAGAAGAAAATTGTCTTTTACAATTTTCTCCTCATAAATTAATTATGTCACTTTTTGATTTTGTAACATACAGCTTTGTTTTTCAACTTCCATATAAATTTTCTCAACATTTTCACCAAAACACTTAGAAGATAATGGCTCTATTCCATCATAAGCATTTTTTACCATTGAATCATGTTCCTCTTTATTAATTAAAACTTCAGATAATATTTCGGCTAAGTCTTCATCTTTATAAAATACTCTTCCATTAATTCTATCTTTGATTATACCATCCAAGTTCTTATCGTACTTAGCTACAACAGGAATTTGTGCCGCCATAGCTTCTGCAAAAGTTAATCCTTGTGTCTCTGTAAGAGATGCGCCTACAAACACATCCCCCATCTGATAATACTTCCCAATTTCTGACCAAGGTTTTTCACCAGCAAATACTACAGATTTCTCAATACCTAAATGTTTAGCTAACGTTTCTAAATTTTCACGCTCTGGTCCATCACCAACAAGAAGCAATTTACAATTTGGTATTTTTCGAATTAGTTCATTCATACTATTTATAATTACATCTATACTTTTTTCCTTAGCTATACGCCCAATATATAATACAACTGGTTGGGTTTCATTTATTCCAAAAGATTTTTTTTCATCGTTAATAAGATCTTCATCAAAGTTGCTTTTTTTGAAGGGTTCTATATTAACGCCTGTAGGTATTACATCTATATGTCTTCTTAAGCCATACTGCTGCAATGCATCTTTCACCTTTTGGGTAGGTACTATTATAGCACTGCAATCTCTACAGTATAGCTTACTTACCTTTTTTGCGAATTGTGATGCAGGCTTAAGCATTATACCACTAGACACATAATGGATATAATCTTCATACATTGTATGATAAGTGTGAACTACAGGAATACCTAATCTTCTAGCAACTATTCTCCCAAAGATACCTATACTAAATTCTGTTTGTGTATGTATTATATCTAAGTCTAGTTTTTTTATCTTGTTCATAATTTTATGTGAATATATTATCCCCACCCTTTGAGAAGGTAAAAGAAAGAATGGCAAACTAGGTAATCTTATTATACCTTCCTTCTCCTCTACATCCGGGTGTGTAACTGTAACAATAGTTACGCTATGTCCAAGTCTAATCAATTCATTTCTTAGTATCATAGTAGAAGTAACCACTCCACTTACTTGCGGATAATAAGCATCAGTAAAAATTCCAATATTCATAATCAATCCCCTTTAATTACTATAATTTCCTTATGAAAATTCTTCATTTAATAAGCATTAATACCCTTGCTTATTCATTAATAAACGCAGAAAAATCAAAAATTAACAGGAGTAAAAGGTAGTTAATTTCCATAATAGTATAGTAATAATTATATTAATACATGTGAAAAATAAAGCAAAAAACATTTTATTAATTTACTTATCCTTTTTTAGCCATACCTTTTTATAAAAACTTTTCCACATACCAAGTACGCTTTCTCTAGAATAAAAATTGTGCCCACGAATCGCCTTTTTTTTAGCCTGTTCATAATAATCCGAATCATTTTTTAATTTTTGTATAGCCTTCATGAAACCTTTATTATCGTGCTCTTTTAAGTAATAGTCAAATAATATATCTTCATAAAGTTCTAGATCTCTTAAAAGTACCGGAGTAGATGTATTCATCGCTTCAAGTATTGACATAGGAAAAAGCTCATTATATGACGGCATAAAAAGAACATCCGATACATTATATATATCATTCATCAAATCTCTATCAACTATTCCTGTGAATAAAATATTTTTAGGTGCAGTCTCCATTTTACTTTTTAATTCCTTATATCCATCGGTAATACCTCCAAAAGAAAATCCACCTGCCCAGATAAATTGTACATCCGGCATTTTTTTTGCGATGTCAATAAAATCAATAACACCTTTTCTGGTTTGTATTTGACCAACTCCAAGCACAACAAACGCATCTCTATCAATTTTCAGTTTTTCTTTCGCTATATATTTCTTTTCAATTGAAAGATTATAAAATTTTTCAGTTGAAACAAAGTTAGGAATATACGTAATTTTTTTTCTATCGATATTGTAAGCCTCAAGCCTTGGTATAAAATTAGGATTCACTGTAACTAAATAATCCATTTTTTTATAAAAGCTTATAATATATTTATAAAAAATATTTTTTATTATATTAGGTAATTTAATACTTCCTTCAATAGTTTCTGGCAAAAAATGCACATAACCAACTGTTACACCTTTTCTTTTAGCAAAATATATACTTAAATAATGCTTAAGGTCGATAGTATGATAATGCATTATATCGGTTCTTTCTTTTTTATTTACCACAACTTTATATTCTTTATCTAATCCATTCCTGACTAAATCTACTTGTTCTAAGTAAGCTGACCCTACTCCTTGACCTTTTACTTTATCCGCTGATGACAGCATATTTATAGTAGGCATAATAGTCACTCCCATCTAATTACCCTCGTTATTATATTATTGTACTCTATTTTTATTAAATATTGATTAATATTACCTTAAAAATTTCTTAAATTTTTTAAACATACTATAAATACCTATTAAATCATCTCCTGTGGAGCTGTAATATTAACGACTTCAGAAGGAGATTTATACTTTCACCAAAATTTTCTATTTGTTATTGTATGTAACTCCCACTTATAGAATTGGGAGACTTCCTTCTGAAATGTCGTTAAAATAAATATTTTCATTAATTTACCACTTATATTTAAATATAAAATGCAGATAATACTTTGGTAGCAATTTAAATAAAAAAGTGGAGGTAATAAATATTATGAATACTGAAAATAAGCAACTTGAAAGTAACAACTTAAAAGTAATTAAAGATCAGTTAGGATATGAATCATTGCTTAATAAAAAATTTAATGAATATGGTACACAATGCACTGATCAGAATTTAAAAAACCTTTGTACTGAAGCTAGTAGTACACATAAACAAAATTTTAATACATTAAAAGCATACCTTGATTCTCATCAATAATATATAAATGGAGGGATATTAAATGACTGAAAA
This window of the Clostridium estertheticum genome carries:
- a CDS encoding NAD-dependent malic enzyme; this encodes MTNLKGQDLLRNPYLNKGTAFTKEERKMYELTGLLPNAVRTIEQQEQIIYQRTKDFADKLEKRNYLMNLYDTNKTLFSYVIGKHITEFLPVIYTPTIGDAVINYSKIYDTPKDAVFLSIDHPEDIKKSIENSLKDLDEIKLIVVTDGEGVLGIGDWGVQGVDISIGKLAVYTVAAGVNPKNALPIVIDSGTNNEALLNDPLYLGNKHKRVTGEKYYDFIDKFVKIVLELFPEVLLHWEDLGRGNASAILENYRSKICTFNDDIQGTGVMMVSAMSAIAEVTGIPIKDHKILVFGGGTAGIGVSDQILLEKMQSGLSEENAIKQFYLVDRFGLITQDMDNLTEGQKKYARAKGEFKKPLTNLAEIVEATKPTVLIGTSGVTGAFTEEAVRKMAELNEKPAIMPISNPTKLAEAKATDLIKWTDGRALVVTGSPSEPIEHNGVTYTIGQANNALLYPGLGLGIIVAKAKTVSDGMLSAAAHGIASLQDLSKTGAAILPSVEKVREASKLVAIAVVNQAIKEGLNRIEIVDVKKAVEDSIWEPIYK
- the larB gene encoding nickel pincer cofactor biosynthesis protein LarB; protein product: MNSKEMENFLKNIKNGDISIEDGMDKLKDLSYSDLGFAKIDNHRELRVGYPEVIYCEGKTVKQIKGIVSLMLTKDVNILGTRATKVMYEGVKEICGDAQYNELARTIVIKRKETEPSSTYIALVTGGTSDIPVAEEAAVTAEIFGNKVERIYDVGVAGIHRLFDNLDVIRRAKVIITVAGMEGALTSVVGGLVDKPVIAVPTSVGYGASFKGLAALLSMLNSCSSGVSVVNIDNGFGAGYLASIINKL
- the larC gene encoding nickel pincer cofactor biosynthesis protein LarC gives rise to the protein MKILYYDCFSGISGDMNLGALLDLGIDEKYLINELGKLNLKGYEIKVSRDIRKGIEGTKVDVLLQEHNHEHSHEEVSELHHHDHHHDDAHGEHNNEHIHNDNEGAHTHVHANIEHIHKDQRNLNDIEKIINLSELSSKVKELSMKIFMKVALAEAKVHGKPLYEIHFHEVGAVDSIVDIVGAAICLNYLNVDKIMSSSVELGGGFVKCAHGLIPVPAPATVEILKGIPVKLGAVPFETTTPTGAAILAANVKEFKDDNNFIINKIGYGIGNRDTEIPNVLRVMLVEEVDKVKEEYDDETVEQIIECNIDDMNPELYEYIIDMVFNEGALDAYITPIIMKKGRPSVKISILCEEDKTTRMKEILFRETTTLGVRSFKVDKTKLKREFIKVNTSYGEVTVKESYYKGEKIKSKFEYEECKRIAKSTGVPISEVYEKLRNEI
- a CDS encoding glycosyltransferase family 4 protein; translation: MNIGIFTDAYYPQVSGVVTSTMILRNELIRLGHSVTIVTVTHPDVEEKEGIIRLPSLPFFLLPSQRVGIIYSHKIMNKIKKLDLDIIHTQTEFSIGIFGRIVARRLGIPVVHTYHTMYEDYIHYVSSGIMLKPASQFAKKVSKLYCRDCSAIIVPTQKVKDALQQYGLRRHIDVIPTGVNIEPFKKSNFDEDLINDEKKSFGINETQPVVLYIGRIAKEKSIDVIINSMNELIRKIPNCKLLLVGDGPERENLETLAKHLGIEKSVVFAGEKPWSEIGKYYQMGDVFVGASLTETQGLTFAEAMAAQIPVVAKYDKNLDGIIKDRINGRVFYKDEDLAEILSEVLINKEEHDSMVKNAYDGIEPLSSKCFGENVEKIYMEVEKQSCMLQNQKVT
- a CDS encoding glycosyltransferase family 4 protein, with protein sequence MPTINMLSSADKVKGQGVGSAYLEQVDLVRNGLDKEYKVVVNKKERTDIMHYHTIDLKHYLSIYFAKRKGVTVGYVHFLPETIEGSIKLPNIIKNIFYKYIISFYKKMDYLVTVNPNFIPRLEAYNIDRKKITYIPNFVSTEKFYNLSIEKKYIAKEKLKIDRDAFVVLGVGQIQTRKGVIDFIDIAKKMPDVQFIWAGGFSFGGITDGYKELKSKMETAPKNILFTGIVDRDLMNDIYNVSDVLFMPSYNELFPMSILEAMNTSTPVLLRDLELYEDILFDYYLKEHDNKGFMKAIQKLKNDSDYYEQAKKKAIRGHNFYSRESVLGMWKSFYKKVWLKKDK